A window of the Synchiropus splendidus isolate RoL2022-P1 chromosome 6, RoL_Sspl_1.0, whole genome shotgun sequence genome harbors these coding sequences:
- the slc6a11b gene encoding sodium- and chloride-dependent GABA transporter 3 has protein sequence MTADKSGPVINGKPEEGRDPDGSGSSLDNREYYERGQWNNKIEFVLSVAGEIIGLGNVWRFPYLCYKNGGGAFFVPYVIFFVCCGIPVFFLETALGQFTSEGGITCWRKVCPLFEGIGYATQVIEAHLNVYYVVILAWAIFYLFNCFTTELPWAGCGHYWNTENCVDFYGENATNITNPNATSPVIEFWERRVLKISDGIEHMGGMRWELAMCLALAWFICYFCIWKGPKSTGKVVYVTATFPYFMLLILLIRGVTLPGAYDGIKFYLYPDISRLSDPQVWVDAGTQIFFSYAICLGCLTALGSYNAYNNNCYRDCIMLCCLNSGTSFVAGFAIFSVLGFMAYEQNVPIEAVAESGPGLAFIAYPKAVTMMPLSPLWACLFFMMLIFLGLDSQFVCVESLVTAVVDMYPETFRRGYRRELLILTMSVASFLIGLIMCTEGGMYVFQLFDSYAASGMCLLFVAIFESICIGWVYGSDRFYLNIEDMIGYKPVFFIKWCWMILTPGICAGIFLFFLIKYKPLKYNNVYTYPDWGYGIGWFMAMSSMVCIPLGIIWMIWKTPGTFSERMKKLTTPSPDLKMRGKLATLSPYATNDAKLKSDGKISTISEKETPF, from the exons ATGACAGCAGACAAGAGTGGGCCAGTAATAAATGGAAAACCCGAGGAGGGCAGAGACCCTGACGGCTCTGGATCCAGCCTGGACAACAGGGAGTACTATGAGAGGGGTCAGTGGAACAACAAGATAGAGTTTGTCTTGTCAGTGGCTGGAGAGATCATCGGTCTGGGGAATGTCTGGAGGTTCCCATATCTTTGCTACAAGAATGGAGGCG GAGCCTTCTTTGTTCCATATGTCATCTTCTTTGTGTGCTGTGGAATCCCTGTCTTTTTCTTGGAGACCGCCCTTGGGCAGTTCACCAGTGAGGGGGGCATCACCTGCTGGAGAAAAGTCTGTCCTCTGTTCGAGG gGATTGGCTATGCGACACAGGTGATTGAAGCTCATCTTAATGTGTACTACGTGGTGATCCTCGCATGGGCAATCTTCTACCTCTTCAACTGCTTCACTACTGAGTTGCCATGGGCTGGCTGTGGTCACTACTGGAATACAG AGAACTGCGTCGATTTCTATGGGGAAAATGCTACCAACATTACAAACCCCAATGCTACCTCACCAGTCATTGAATTCTGGGA ACGCAGAGTCCTGAAAATCTCTGATGGTATCGAGCACATGGGCGGAATGCGCTGGGAGCTGGCCATGTGTCTGGCACTAGCCTGGTTCATCTGCTACTTCTGCATATGGAAGGGGCCCAAGTCAACAGGAAAG GTTGTGTACGTGACCGCCACATTTCCTTATTTCATGTTGTTGATTCTACTGATCAGAGGAGTCACACTGCCTGGCGCATACGATGGAATAAAGTTCTACCTTTACCCAGATATTTCCCGTCTGTCAGACCCGCAG GTGTGGGTTGACGCTGGAACACAGATCTTCTTCTCTTATGCCATCTGCTTGGGCTGCCTCACGGCACTTGGGAGCTATAATGCCTACAACAATAACTGCTACAG AGACTGCATCATGCTGTGCTGTTTGAACAGCGGCACCAGCTTCGTGGCAGGTTTCGCCATCTTCTCCGTGCTCGGATTCATGGCCTATGAACAGAATGTTCCCATCGAGGCTGTGGCTGAATCTG GTCCCGGTCTGGCGTTTATCGCATACCCCAAAGCTGTAACAATGATGCCCCTCTCCCCTCTCTGGGCCTGCCTCTTCTTCATGATGCTGATCTTCCTGGGCCTGGACAGTCAG tttgtgtgtgttgagagTCTGGTGACGGCTGTGGTGGATATGTATCCGGAGACTTTCAGAAGGGGCTATCGAAGAGAGTTGTTAATTCTCACCATGTCTGTAGCATCTTTCCTCATCGGGCTCATCATGTGTACTGAG GGAGGGATGTACGTCTTCCAGCTGTTTGACTCGTACGCTGCCAGTGGGATGTGTCTGCTGTTTGTGGCCATTTTTGAGTCCATATGTATTGGATGGGTGTATG GCAGTGACAGATTCTACCTGAACATCGAGGACATGATTGGCTACAAACCTGTCTTCTTCATCAAATGGTGCTGGATGATCCTGACCCCGGGCATCTGCGCT GGAATCTTCCTGTTCTTCTTGATTAAATACAAACCGTTGAAGTACAACAATGTTTACACCTATCCGGACTGGGGTTACGGCATCGGCTGGTTCATGGCCATGTCCTCCATGGTCTGCATTCCACTGGGGATCATCTGGATGATCTGGAAGACTCCGGGCACCTTTTCTGAG AGGATGAAAAAGCTAACAACTCCCAGCCCAGACCTGAAAATGAGAGGGAAACTTGCTACTCTCAGTCCATATGCCACCAACGATGCTAAACTGAAATCTGACGGAAAAATATCAACCATCTCAGAAAAGGAGACGCCCTTCTAA